The nucleotide sequence CAATCCTGCATCCAGATCTTTTGAGATGGTGATAAAGATACTTATTTCTATTGATTCTCCTGACTCTTTCCATTGAGGTTAATCATTCCCAAAATCAATTTCTTTATCCCTCACAATCCCCATAAAAGGAAGTTCCTCATCTTCCTCAAAGAAGAGAAATATTGCTTTTAACAAATTTGACTTACCTGCATTGTTCTTCCCTGATATAGCAGTGTAGTAATTGAAAAAGGGGAATTCGCAGTCAGTTATGGACTTGTAATTTTTGATTTTAACTCTGTCAATTCTCATGGCTTAAACTCATTTTTCTGGTTAACTTGAAATAGGCCACAAATACACAATCCCTACTGGTTCAATCCGCTCAGCCTTCACCGTGTAGGCCTGCTGAATCCGCTCCGGTTCCGTCACAATCTCGTCTTCAAGCTGCTCCACCCGCGTCCGCCAGTGCCGCCGATCTGCTTCAATCTGCCGCATCTCATCTCGGTTAAACAAGCCCAGTTGCAACGTCTCATACTGCCGCTCCTGCTTCAGAATTCTGTCCCGCTGCTCCTCCAGCAACGTCTTCATCTCCACCGCCTCCCGCTCACCCCGCTGGGTCAACTTGCGCTTGGCACTTTCCGTCAACTGCTGAGAACGTCGCTCCAGATGAGGCAGCAATTCCTCCACATCTCTGGCAGTACACTCCTTCATCCGATCCATCAATAAAGTTGGCACCTCCTGCAAACGACGATTGGCCAGCGATGTCTCCAGAATTTGTAGGACATCCCGCTTTTCCCCTTCCGTTAATGGCCGCAGTTTGCTTCGTCCCCTGGCCTGGGGGTCTAGCCATTCCGCCGCTACGGTCACAATTTCATCATGCAGCCGGGCCGCTCTCTCCCCGTATAACGACAGCCGCCCCAGCATAATCACCCTAGGAATAGGGTCATCAGTCCGGCACATACAGGCACGAGTCAGCTCATCGTATAGAAAACCCTGGGATAAGAACCGCCCCAACAGCCGCTGCACCATGCGATGCTCCAAGTGAAGATGCACCACCTCCCCATCTAGAGACCCCGGATCACGAAATACAATCGGGCGAATAGGGGCTTCTTTGCGCCATTCCCACAGTTTTTGTCCTCGCTGACGCGGTGCCCGCAGAGTGTCGAGAGTATTGGCCCAGGTCAGGTCTGCCCCGGATTGTTGGTCGAGGGCGGGTACTTCCCAGCGACTACACTCATCGTTGTCTACGTCCTCTGGTGCCGAAAGCGGTCTAAGTCCTGGTGCCCCCATTAGTTCCAGCGATACCGATAAAGCATCGCGAAAGTGGCGATCACTCAGGCTTAGCCACTCTTTTGAGTCGCGTAACATCCCCTCTAGCTCCACCTGTTGCTGCCGCAGTTTATCTTGCCGCAGCCGGATAGCCTCTAACTCTTCTTCTATCGCCCCGCTCCGCCCTTTAGAGACATCGTCAGCTTCGTCTGCCCCATTGATGGCACTGGCTAATGTCTCAGCCTCGTTGGCCCAAATACCCTTCTCCAACAGTTTCGAGACATTCTTTTCAATCACGGGTGATAGACTACCCAACTCGTCGTGGATGCGCTTAGTCTTTTGCACCAGCACATCAATCACCCGGTCTTCGGGCCGCTGGGGTAACACAAAGTAGTGGCATCGCACTTCATCGGCTCGCTGGAGCTTGCGATCGATGCGACCATTGCGCTGCTCCATGCGGCTGGGGTTCCAGGGCACATCGAAGTGGAATAAGTCGGCACAGTAGTTTTGTAGGTTTACCCCCTCCCGCGCCGCATCGGTTGCTATCAAAATTCGCAGGGGGTGCTGGGCCGGATCGGCGTTGAAGGCGGCTTTGATTTCCTCGCGGCGATCATCGCCCATACCGCCGTGGAAGATGCCAATGCGATCATCTTCACGATCAGAACCAGCAATTATGCGCTTAAGTTGCTGCTCGAGGTAGCGCTTAGTATCGGCATACTCAGTAAAAGTGAGGACTCGTCGGTTGAGCCAGTGGGCACCAGGCTGGCCCAAGTTAGGGCCAAGATTCTGCCGCAGCCAATTTTCCAGGGTCAAAATTCGGCTGTCGGGCTGTCGTCGGTTCAACTCAGCGATTTGAGTCATTGCCTCCAGCAGCTCTAGCTCCTCGCGGGAAATGGCTTCGCCTGCGGCATAGGTAGCCTTTTCCATCTGGCTATCTTCTTCAGCAGTCACCTCCTCCTCTTGTAGGTCAGCCCGGTCATCGTCGCACCCAGGACTCTCTAACAGTAGGGAAAGACTACCCTGCCTAGTGACTTTATGCTGGGCCTGGCGCTCAATAGCCCGTCGATGGACGCGTAGGGTGCGGGCAAATGCCTCAATAGATGACAGCAAACGCTTTTGCAGGTTGGTCATTACCAGCATGGCGGTGGTTTGGGCCGAGCGGGGAGAATCTTTCAGCCGCTGCTCGCAACAGGTGCGGTAGTTTTGCAGGAGCCGAGCCAACACTAGCTCTGGAGCATCTTCAGGTAACCCGTCGATGATGACCGATATAATCTCCCGCCGGGGAAAGTCGGGTTCATTAATTGCTCGCAGATATTGCTTGAGTCGCCGCACCATAACAGCATCCAGCAGCTTTTTGTTGCGCACTGGCACCCCCCGGCAAAACCTTTGGGGGTCGAGAATTTCTAGCAGAGCTGCAAAGCTGTTGGAGTGCCCGTTATGGGGAGTAGCAGACAAAAATAGCCGATGCTCAAACCGGGGAGCCAAGTCGCGGACTACCTTGGTCAGTTGGGAGTCGATCGCATACCGAGAAGCGCTAGCCGGAGCCGCATTGTGGGCTTCATCCAAAATCAATAGTGCCCCTGCTGAAAACTCACCCAACCAATCCCGCAAGGGGGCGGCGTAGGTCTCATCCCGCAGTAGTGCATGGGAAATGATGAAGCGGGTATGGGTCTTCCAGGGATTGATACCGTAGCCCCGTTCTCGCCGCTTGGTAGAAACAAAGTCACGGTCAAACACAATAAAGGTGAGACCAAAGCGACTCTCCATCTCCTCCTGCCACTGGCGCACTACCGACGGTGGGCAAGAAATCACTACCCGCTTAATCTTCTGCCGCATCAGCATCTCGCGCAGAATAAGACCCGCTTCGATAGTTTTGCCCAAGCCTACGTCGTCTGCGATAAACAGATTAACCCTGGGCATCCGCAGGGCCTTGCGTAGGGGCTCTAGCTGGTAGGCTTTGACCTCAATTCCTGCCCGATAGGGGGCCTGAAATAACTTTGGCTCAGTAGAGGTAACGCAGTTCCACCGTAGCGCATGGAGGTAAGCCGAAAAGTAGCGGGGCTGATCAAATCCTTTATGAGCCACAGACTCCCAGGAGGAGGTTTCGATCACCTGAGCGTCGACCTCCCGCTCCCAAAATACCTCTAGTGTTTCCCCCTGGGCATCATCCTCCAGGCAAGCCAAGCGTACCAGAGTGTCTCCTGTAGCCACAGGAGCGGGGGTGATGTCTTCCACCAAAAATTGGCGCGAACGCACATGGACGATTTGACCAGGGCTGAGGGTATTGCTGTTCTCGGTGCCTGCCAATGGTTAATCTCCAATTCACCGCTAGAAAATGTGCATGGATAACGTTACTTACAAGTTGAGCATAGGCTAATCAGCCATGAGTTTCAGCGACAACCCTGCCCCATTGACTAATAGACCATATTGCCTTGGAGAAGTGCTGGTCGCAACAACGAGTCAAATACGTAGCCTTATTCTGCTACTTTCACATGGGATGTAACGATAATTTATACAGTCATAAAATATCACTACCCTCCATAGTCACCTAATTACTAAGAAGTACCCGTAGACTTCCTATCGCCCCGAATTTTCGGGCAACTAGAAGCAAAGTGGGAGTGACCTTGTCTGGAAAAAGTAGACAGTGGACTTAAGCGGGAACAGGACTGGGGCACAATCCTGGTAGACCTTGCAGAAGAGACAAGCTATGACAACTTCAAGTCGGAGCTAGCCGTTTACCAAGGCAAGGAAGGGCGAAACTACGAACATTCACTTCATAAAGTATGGGTGTTATGCACGACCTCCAGACTTCTCGGTAACTCCGGCGCTACCTAACGGAGCATGGACTAACCGCAGCAGCAGTAATAGCCAGACCCGCAAGCACCATCTACGGTCTATGGGTAACAAGGTGAGGCTATTGCTGTCGCCCGCAATTCAGAAAAGAAGCCCCCCTAGACAGAATCATTCATCCACTCACACTTCGGGCAATCCCAGTGAGCTGGAGGCGAAGATGCAGGGGGAAAACGTCATCACATCTGGGACAACAGCCCGAAATAATGGATGTGACTCTAATAAGTGGAGGCGGTTTTCAGCGGACACGACACGGCGAGTGACAACCAACTCCCCGTTGTAGTAGGCAGCCCCAACAGGTTCCCATAGATCGGTGTCATAACCTGGCTCCGGGGCATAATCTGGGCAGGCATCACTGCTCGGCCCACAGGGATGAATAGCACAGACCAAATACTGGCTGTGGGCGTTCATCTGACAAGACTCACACTGCTGAGATTTAGGCACCTGCATCTGTTTCAGCTCTTAGCACACCATCTAAGTCCCCTTCTTCGCCCCCCATTTAGAGTTAATCCTAGTAACAACAGCAAACTAAGTGTGACCACATCCCTTAGTGGGAACTAAACCCCAGGAACTATTTAAGTTAGTTTCACCTGCTTTCGCATAGGCGGAAAGAGCATGGAACCATACGGTCTCAAGCAGGTGTCTTCAACAACACTGGTTTC is from Synechococcus sp. PCC 6312 and encodes:
- a CDS encoding AAA family ATPase encodes the protein MRIDRVKIKNYKSITDCEFPFFNYYTAISGKNNAGKSNLLKAIFLFFEEDEELPFMGIVRDKEIDFGND
- the drmD gene encoding DISARM system SNF2-like helicase DrmD produces the protein MAGTENSNTLSPGQIVHVRSRQFLVEDITPAPVATGDTLVRLACLEDDAQGETLEVFWEREVDAQVIETSSWESVAHKGFDQPRYFSAYLHALRWNCVTSTEPKLFQAPYRAGIEVKAYQLEPLRKALRMPRVNLFIADDVGLGKTIEAGLILREMLMRQKIKRVVISCPPSVVRQWQEEMESRFGLTFIVFDRDFVSTKRRERGYGINPWKTHTRFIISHALLRDETYAAPLRDWLGEFSAGALLILDEAHNAAPASASRYAIDSQLTKVVRDLAPRFEHRLFLSATPHNGHSNSFAALLEILDPQRFCRGVPVRNKKLLDAVMVRRLKQYLRAINEPDFPRREIISVIIDGLPEDAPELVLARLLQNYRTCCEQRLKDSPRSAQTTAMLVMTNLQKRLLSSIEAFARTLRVHRRAIERQAQHKVTRQGSLSLLLESPGCDDDRADLQEEEVTAEEDSQMEKATYAAGEAISREELELLEAMTQIAELNRRQPDSRILTLENWLRQNLGPNLGQPGAHWLNRRVLTFTEYADTKRYLEQQLKRIIAGSDREDDRIGIFHGGMGDDRREEIKAAFNADPAQHPLRILIATDAAREGVNLQNYCADLFHFDVPWNPSRMEQRNGRIDRKLQRADEVRCHYFVLPQRPEDRVIDVLVQKTKRIHDELGSLSPVIEKNVSKLLEKGIWANEAETLASAINGADEADDVSKGRSGAIEEELEAIRLRQDKLRQQQVELEGMLRDSKEWLSLSDRHFRDALSVSLELMGAPGLRPLSAPEDVDNDECSRWEVPALDQQSGADLTWANTLDTLRAPRQRGQKLWEWRKEAPIRPIVFRDPGSLDGEVVHLHLEHRMVQRLLGRFLSQGFLYDELTRACMCRTDDPIPRVIMLGRLSLYGERAARLHDEIVTVAAEWLDPQARGRSKLRPLTEGEKRDVLQILETSLANRRLQEVPTLLMDRMKECTARDVEELLPHLERRSQQLTESAKRKLTQRGEREAVEMKTLLEEQRDRILKQERQYETLQLGLFNRDEMRQIEADRRHWRTRVEQLEDEIVTEPERIQQAYTVKAERIEPVGIVYLWPISS